A genomic window from Solanum dulcamara chromosome 11, daSolDulc1.2, whole genome shotgun sequence includes:
- the LOC129874649 gene encoding protein COFACTOR ASSEMBLY OF COMPLEX C SUBUNIT B CCB1, chloroplastic produces MAAKLLLSPLSLPWSFHSRQNPLLCLQTRPRTRFTVQAYNDVVFTAVGATPLLFQENPSSSSLFSLAATAADAGYSLASYYTSLGLFVISVPGLWSLIKRSVKSKIVQKTFVKQGIDEGKKAANQVAGEILSFFTRNNFAVLDRGETITFEGMMVPSRGQAALLTFCTCISLGSVALVLTITVPDVGNNWFWITALSPLAGVYYWTRASRKEQIKVKMIVADDGSLSEIVVQGDDQEVEKMRKELQLSEKGMVYVKGLLER; encoded by the exons ATGGCGGCAAAGCTTCTACTCTCTCCCCTCTCTCTTCCTTGGAGTTTCCACAGTCGGCAAAACCCGCTTCTGTGTCTCCAAACAAGACCCAGAACCCGCTTCACCGTTCAAGCCTATAACGACGTGGTTTTCACTGCTGTTGGTGCTACTCCTCTACTTTTTCAAGAAaacccttcttcttcttctctcttctcactTGCAGCAACAGCAGCAGATGCTGGTTATTCATTGGCTAGCTACTACACTTCTCTAGGTCTCTTTGTCATCTCTGTTCCTGGTCTTTGGTCCCTTATTAAACGATCTGTCAAATCCAAG ATTGTGCAGAAGACATTTGTTAAGCAAGGGATAGATGAGGGGAAGAAAGCGGCTAACCAGGTTGCTGgggaaattctttcattctTCACTCGAAATAATTTCGCTGTGTTGGATAGAGGAGAGACTATAAC GTTTGAGGGAATGATGGTTCCAAGCCGAGGACAAGCAGCATTGTTAACTTTCTGCACCTGTATAAGCTTGGGAAGTGTTGCCCTTGTTCTTACTATAACAGTTCCAGATGTTGGCAATAATTGGTTCTGGATTACTGCCTTAAGTCCTTTGGC GGGTGTATATTATTGGACTCGAGCATCCAGAAAGGAGCAGATCAAGGTGAAAATGATTGTAGCAGATGATGGAAGCTTGTCGGAAATTGTTGTTCAAGGTGATGACCAAGAAGTAGAGAAAATGCGGAAGGAGCTACAGCTGAGTGAAAAAGGCATGGTTTATGTTAAGGGTTTGCTTGAAAGATGA